A region from the Ciconia boyciana chromosome 1, ASM3463844v1, whole genome shotgun sequence genome encodes:
- the RIMKLB gene encoding beta-citrylglutamate synthase B: protein MCSSVAPRLWFLTDRRIREDYPQQEILRALKAKCCEEELDFRALVMDEVVLTIEDGNLGLRVNGELITAYPQVVVVRVPTPWVQSDSDITVLRHLEKMGCRLMNRPQAILNCVNKFWTFQELAGHGVPLPDTFSYGGHENFAKMIDEAEVLEFPMVVKNTRGHRGKAVFLARDKHHLADLSHLIRHDAPYLFQKYVKESHGKDVRVIVVGGRVVGTMLRCSTDGRMQSNCSLGGVGMMCSLSEQGKQLAVQVSNILGMDVCGIDLLMKDDGSFYVCEANANVGFIAFDKACNLDVAGIIADYAASLLTPGRLTRRMSLLSVVSTASETSEPELGPPASAAVDNMSASSSSVDSDPETTERELLTKLPGALFNMNQLLANEIKLLVE from the exons ATGTGCAGTTCAGTTGCTCCCAGGCTGTGGTTCTTAACAGACCGTCGCATCAGAGAAGATTACCCTCAGCAGGAGATCCTGAGAGCACTGAAGGCCAAGTGCTGTGAAGAGGAGCTAGATTTCCGGGCCTTGGTGATGGATGAAGTGGTGCTGACCATTGAGGATGGAAATCTTG gTCTCCGGGTGAATGGGGAGCTCATTACTGCTTACCCACAAGTGGTGGTTGTGCGTGTACCAACACCTTGGGTCCAGAGTGACAGCGATATCACCGTCCTTCGCCACCTAGAGAAGATGGGCTGTCGATTGATGAATCGTCCCCAAGCCATCCTCAACTGTGTCAACAAGTTCTGGACGTTTCAAGAACTTGCTGGTCATGGTGTGCCTCTTCCAGACACTTTTTCATATG gTGGTCATGAGAATTTTGCCAAAATGATTGATGAGGCGGAAGTGCTGGAGTTCCCTATGGTGGTGAAGAACACGCGGGGTCACCGAG GTAAAGCTGTGTTCCTGGCACGAGACAAGCACCATTTGGCAGACCTAAGCCATTTGATCCGTCACGATGCCCCTTACTTATTTCAAAAATACGTTAAAGAGTCCCATGGCAAGGATGTACGTGTCATCGTAGTAGGAGGCCGTGTGGTGGGCACCATGCTCCGCTGCTCAACAGATGGGAGGATGCAGAGTAACTGCTCACTTG gTGGTGTAGGGATGATGTGCTCACTGAGTGAACAAGGCAAGCAGTTGGCAGTCCAAGTGTCAAACATCCTGGGGATGGATGTGTGCGGCATTGACCTGCTGATGAAGGACGACGGTTCATTCTACGTCTGCGAGGCCAATGCAAATGTAGGTTTCATTGCCTTTGACAAGGCTTGTAATCTAGATGTAGCTGGTATCATAGCGGACTATGCCGCTTCTCTCCTTACCCCCGGTCGCTTGACGCGGCGCATGTCCTTGCTCTCTGTGGTGTCCACGGCAAGCGAGACTAGCGAGCCAGAGCTGGGCCCTCCAGCTAGTGCCGCTGTCGACAATATGAGTGCTAGCTCCAGCTCTGTCGACAGCGACCCTGAGACCACGGAGAGAGAGTTGCTCACCAAGCTCCCGGGGGCTCTATTCAACATGAACCAGCTATTAGCCAATGAGATCAAACTTCTTGTAGAGTGA